The following is a genomic window from Neisseria zalophi.
GCCAAACTGGATACGGAATGGATGCAAACGCTTTATCAAATCAATGATTTTGTCCATAAAATCTTTTGGTTTCTAGCCATTACCCTCAGTGTTGCTTTTGTTTTGGTAGCGCACAATACTATCCGCTTGCAAATTTTAAGCCGCAAAGAAGAAATTGAAATCACCAAGCTACTTGGCGCCCCCGCCTCGTTTATCCGCCGCCCCTTTCTCTATCAGGCAACATGGCAGGGCATATTGTCGGCCGCATTGAGCCTGATTTTATGTGCATGGCTGGTAAACCTTTCACAGCCACTGGTCAATCAAATCTTCAAACCTTACGGCCTGAATATTGTTTGGCGCTATTTTCATATTTGGGAAGTATTGCTGATTATGGCTGCCGTATCCGCATTAGGCATTGCCGGTGCATGGCTGGCGACACAACAGCATTTACTGGGATTTAAAGCAAGAAAATAAAGCTAGCTTAAGTTCATCTATATAAATGGCCGTCTGAAAATTTATTCAGACGGCCATTTGATTTATTTGAAAAATAAAATATCAGCTGTCGACCTATTTAGGCATCTCTCACACTTTAATATCTCACTGCCACTTACATCGGTTAAACAATAGAAAAAGGTACGATATTCATATCGTACCTTTTACAAACGCTACCGACAAAATTATTTATTTTTTTGTGCGCGGATATAATCCAAAGTTTTCAGCTGTGCGATTGCCGCCGCCAATGCCGCATGGGCTTTAGCCAATGATTCATCGTCTTTAGCTTGAGAAATATGTGCTTCGGCAGCTTTTTTAGCCTCCTCAGCTCTGGCTAGATCCATTTCATCACTGCGCACGGCCACGTCGGCCAATACCATCAGTTTATCGGGTTGAACTTCCAATACCCCGCCTGAAATGGCAACCAATATTTCCTCAGACTCTCCCGGTACGGTTAAACGCAATACACCGGGACGCACCAAACTCATAATCGGCTCATGTCGCGGATAAATACCAAGCTCGCCATTCAAGGTCGGCACAACAACAAAACTTGCCTCACCCGAATAGATATTCTGCTCATTACTTACCACTTCAACTTGCATGATATTCATGCCGGCCTCCTTAGTTTATGGTTTTTGCTTTCTCTACAGCTTCTTCAATACCACCAACCATATAGAAAGCTTGTTCCGGCAGATGATCGTATTCGCCGCTCAAAATAGCTTTAAAGCCGGCAATGGTATCGCGTAAAGAAACATATTTACCCGGAGAACCGGTAAATACTTCGGCCACATGGAACGGTTGAGACAAGAAGCGTTGGATCTTACGGGCACGCATCACTGTCAA
Proteins encoded in this region:
- a CDS encoding F0F1 ATP synthase subunit epsilon gives rise to the protein MNIMQVEVVSNEQNIYSGEASFVVVPTLNGELGIYPRHEPIMSLVRPGVLRLTVPGESEEILVAISGGVLEVQPDKLMVLADVAVRSDEMDLARAEEAKKAAEAHISQAKDDESLAKAHAALAAAIAQLKTLDYIRAQKNK